The Fusobacterium varium DNA segment TATTTAGGAACTTTAAGTATAGCAGCAGCGTCAACAGGTGTTGAGGGGTTAAAAACTATAATACCTGAAGCAGCAATTTCAAGTTGGTATAACTACTATCATGGAAATGGACTTAATATGGCTCCAGTAGGATGGCAAGGAGATGATGCAGATCTTTTAACTGGACATTGTAGAAGTAGAGATCTAAATGAACTTCCTCACTTAAATGAGTTAGCAGATGATGTTATTCAATATTTGAGAAAAGGAATGGATAGAGAGAATGGAAACTATAATAGTTTCTGGGATGAGAGAAACTATCTAAAAGATATAAAAAATATGAAAGCAAGTGCTTTTATTGTTCATGGAATCAATGACTGGAATGTAAAAACTATTCACTCTCACCTTTTCTGGAAAGAGATGGAGAAATATAATATTCCTAAAAAGATGATACTTCATCAAGGAGATCATATCTATATCCATGATTTAAAAGGAATAGACTTCAATGATATTATGAATAGATGGTTAAGCCACTGGCTATATGATATAGATAACAATGTTATGGAAGAAGTGCCAGAGGTATTGATTCAAGATAACTTAGATATCTATAAATGGCATACTACTTATGATGGAGATCAAGTTGAATACTTTATTGATAATAGTAAAAAATTAACTAGATCTGGAGAAAAATCAGATAGAGAAGTAAATTTAAAAGATGATATTGGCTCTACAAAATTTGATAGAGAGAAAAAGAATTTTGAAGAGTGGCAAAAAGATATGATCTTAGATACAGAGGAGAAAAGAGATTATCGTCTAGTTTATTTAACAGATGAATTGGAAGATGATTTGAGAGTTTCTGGAGATATCACTGTTGAAATTGAGGCTGCAACAGATAGTGAAACAGGAATATTAAGTGCAATGTTAATTGATCTTGGAGAGGATAGAAGAGCTACTGTTGAGCAATATAAGACAGGAGAAAAAAACATATATCTAGGAAAAAATGGTGGATATATGGAAGAAAAAGATTTTGTAATTGAAAAAGAACCATCACCATTTAAAATAATCAGTAGAGGATCAATCAATATTCAAAATAGAGAGAATAACTATTGTAAAAAATCAGTAGAAAAAGATAGATTCTACAAATATACTTTCAATATGGTTCCAACAGATTATACAATAAGAAAAGGACATAGAA contains these protein-coding regions:
- a CDS encoding Xaa-Pro dipeptidyl-peptidase produces the protein MTKKSIDKKIIELFPKFQLKSEFLQYALKTLGYINNEDFTEENIVQFATDLGLETEIEEELNEATYELSLYSMLAAKMKNGRNCFEVLAEEGKFDVLNENKEIPEIVVFDGKTQPVFDYKECLFEKVFVETPLDTDNDGKRDLIAVYIRRPKETLKGMKVPTIYVADPYMLTCIDEWYENMPNVDLDLKVFEDQNITAEDVQYKGRERKLPLERESKGEAKTSETEEITLDCITAWYNYFNSRGFASVYSAGVGTKGSEGMNCCGSEEEKIWVIAVIEWLCGKRKAYTNKTDNIEIKADWCNGKVAMSGKSYLGTLSIAAASTGVEGLKTIIPEAAISSWYNYYHGNGLNMAPVGWQGDDADLLTGHCRSRDLNELPHLNELADDVIQYLRKGMDRENGNYNSFWDERNYLKDIKNMKASAFIVHGINDWNVKTIHSHLFWKEMEKYNIPKKMILHQGDHIYIHDLKGIDFNDIMNRWLSHWLYDIDNNVMEEVPEVLIQDNLDIYKWHTTYDGDQVEYFIDNSKKLTRSGEKSDREVNLKDDIGSTKFDREKKNFEEWQKDMILDTEEKRDYRLVYLTDELEDDLRVSGDITVEIEAATDSETGILSAMLIDLGEDRRATVEQYKTGEKNIYLGKNGGYMEEKDFVIEKEPSPFKIISRGSINIQNRENNYCKKSVEKDRFYKYTFNMVPTDYTIRKGHRMELVILGSDVEITTRPKKVTDYRVKENSLRLRVPMIIK